One Acetobacter ghanensis DNA window includes the following coding sequences:
- a CDS encoding ferredoxin family 2Fe-2S iron-sulfur cluster binding protein, with amino-acid sequence MPQMTFVEQDGTERTVDAPVGLSVLEIAHKHDVDLEGACEGSLACATCHVVVDPTWADKLTPPTDDEEDMLDLAFGLEKTSRLGCQIVMTEALDGLVVRLPSKA; translated from the coding sequence ATGCCCCAGATGACGTTTGTTGAGCAGGACGGAACAGAACGCACGGTTGATGCCCCGGTGGGCCTGTCTGTGCTGGAAATTGCCCATAAGCATGATGTGGATCTGGAAGGTGCGTGCGAAGGCTCGCTGGCCTGTGCCACCTGCCACGTGGTGGTTGACCCCACATGGGCCGACAAGCTGACGCCGCCCACCGATGATGAGGAAGACATGCTCGACCTTGCTTTCGGGCTGGAAAAAACCTCGCGCCTTGGCTGCCAGATTGTCATGACCGAAGCCCTTGATGGACTGGTTGTACG